A stretch of Brassica napus cultivar Da-Ae chromosome C6, Da-Ae, whole genome shotgun sequence DNA encodes these proteins:
- the LOC106436374 gene encoding RHOMBOID-like protein 9, chloroplastic, translated as MASFPLHRELPCKDHVSQHGTSGRQSRGEVLFASDGPRRFPSGRTFPCPALGVLMKAEVTSSITSGLKHRTAALGRDCMRSNPCSRGKLCLVRASSETKTIKKRLQLLDSYFEKVQSNDEKPSISVGHEINREAELSAEKELESLNIYLEKQQKDAMVKREESSVASKLRKSDIESNNDGEDPLNFYAVSILASINVGVCLFEAAAPVRNNDMGLLSLPLLYGAKINDLIMAGEWWRLVTPMFLHSGIPHVALSSWALLTFGPRVCRDYGLLTFCLICILGGVSGNFMSFLHTPDPTVGGTGPAFALIGAWLVDQSQNKEMIKREEYEDLFQKAIIMTGLGLILSHFGPIDDWTNLGALVAGVVYGFFTCPVFQLGSGSEGIMTVGAEKQNSADPCKSFLIFTIFVAVLVTCVLVLGDGPLTFPTYDDVVYSLI; from the exons ATGGCGTCGTTTCCTCTTCATCGTGAACTCCCTTGTAAAGATCATGTTTCTCAGCATGGAACTTCAGGACGACAGAGCAGAGGAGAAGTGTTGTTTGCATCGGATGGTCCAAGACGTTTTCCGTCTGGCAGAACCTTCCCATGTCCGGCTTTGGGCGTGTTGATGAAGGCAGAGGTTACCAGCAGTATCACTAGTGGTCTGAAACATAGAACAGCAGCTCTGGGGAGGGATTGTATGAGATCGAACCCGTGTTCAAGAGGAAAGCTTTGCTTGGTTAGGGCATCATCAGAGACCAAGACTATCAAAAAGAGACTTCAACTGTTGGATTCTTACTTTGAGAAAGTTCAAAGCAACGATGAGAAGCCTTCTATCTCCGTGGGGCATGAAATCAATCGGGAAGCTGAACTCAGTGCAGAGAAGGAATTAGAATCTTTGAACATTTATCttgaaaaacaacaaaaag ATGCGATGGTTAAACGAGAAGAGAGCTCAGTAGCAAGCAAATTGAGAAAGTCTGATATCGAAAGTAATAATGATGGAGAAGATCCATTGAACTTCTATGCTGT GAGCATATTGGCATCCATAAACGTTGGAGTGTGTCTGTTTGAAGCGGCGGCTCCGGTGAGGAACAATGATATGGGACTCTTATCCCTACCGCTGTTATATGGAGCAAAGATAAACGATCTAATCATGGCTGGCGAATGGTGGAGGCTGGTCACGCCCATGTTTCTG CACTCTGGAATCCCTCATGTAGCCCTTAGCTCATGGGCTCTGCTTACCTTTGGACCAAGAGTCTGCCGTGACTATGGGCTACTCACGTTCTGTCTCATTTGTATTCTGGGAGGAGTCTCTGGTAATTTCATGAGCTTCCTTCATACACCAGATCCTACAGTTGGAGGAACT GGACCAGCATTTGCTTTAATAGGGGCTTGGCTTGTTGACCAATCTCAGAACAAGGAGATGATCAAAAGAGAAGAGTACGAAGACTTGTTTCAGAAGGCCATTATAATGACAGGGCTTGGTCTCATACTAAGCCATTTCGGTCCAATAGATGACTG GACAAATCTTGGAGCACTTGTAGCTGGGGTTGTGTACGGATTCTTCACTTGTCCGGTGTTTCAACTTGGAAGTGGAAGTGAAGGGATTATGACGGTTGGGGCAGAGAAACAGAACAGCGCGGACCCGTGTAAATCGTTTCTGATTTTCACAATCTTTGTCGCGGTTCTTGTGACTTGTGTGCTAGTCCTTGGGGATGGACCATTGACCTTCCCTACGTATGATGATGTTGTCTACTCTCTCATCTAG
- the LOC106436378 gene encoding uncharacterized hydrolase YugF isoform X1 — MRALTWTGLSPPPPAMVARMTMTSKMVALRRMNLRKGRVSVRATASSSAAVSSGGVVEAVELAEIGEKSKKWKWKGEYSINYFVKSSPEEVTPASQTVLLVHGFGASIPHWRRNINALSKHHTVYAIDLLGFGASEKPPGFSYTMESWAELIINFLEEVVQKPTVLIGNSVGSLACVIAASEESQRDLVRGLVLLNCAGGMNNKAVFDDWRIKLLMPLLLLIDFLLKQRGIASALFNRVKDRENLKNILTNVYGNKDNVDDTLVEVIAGPANSEGALDAFVSILTGPPGPNPVTLIPEITKPVLVLWGDQDGLIPLDGPVGKYFTSLPGQLPNFNLYVLEGVGHCPQDDRPDLVHERLLPWLAQLSST; from the exons ATGAGAGCCCTGACATGGACAGGATTATCTCCGCCGCCGCCGGCTATGGTGGCGCGAATGACGATGACTTCGAAGATGGTTGCCTTACGACGGATGAACCTCCGAAAAGGTCGTGTCAGTGTTAGAGCCACGGCGTCGTCTAGCGCGGCTGTTTCAAGCGGAGGAGTAGTGGAAGCGGTGGAGTTGGCTGAGATAGGAGAAAAGAGTAAGAAGTGGAAGTGGAAGGGAGAATACTCAATCAATTACTTTGTCAAGAGTTCGCCGGAGGAAGTAACTCCGGCGAGTCAGACTGTTCTCTTAGTTCACGGCTTTGGCGCCTCTATTCCTCACTGGCGAAG GAATATAAATGCTCTGTCTAAACACCATACAGTGTATGCCATTGATCTTCTTGGGTTTGGTGCTTCAGAGAAGCCACCTGGTTTTAGCTACACTATGGAGTCATGGGCTGAA TTGATAATCAACTTCTTAGAGGAAGTGGTTCAGAAACCGACAGTTTTGATTGGTAACTCTGTTGGAAGCCTTGCTTGCGTTATAGCTGCTTCAG aagaatcGCAGCGAGATCTTGTTAGAGGTCTTGTTCTGTTGAATTGTGCTGGTGGTATGAACAACAAAGCGGTGTTTGACGACTGGAGAATCAAGCTGCTGATGCCATTGCTCTTGCTTATTGACTTCTTACTCAAGCAAAGAGGAATTGCTTCTGCTCTCTTCAACCGTGTTAAAGACAG GGAGAATCTCAAGAACATCTTGACAAATGTATATGGCAACAAAGACAATGTAGATGATACCCTAGTAGAG GTTATCGCTGGACCAGCAAACAGCGAAGGTGCGCTAGATGCATTTGTTTCCATATTAACGGGTCCACCTGGACCAAACCCGGTTACGCTGATTCCTGAAATAACCAAACCGGTTCTTGTCTTATGGGGAGACCAAGATGGATTAATTCCTCTCGACGGTCCTGTAGGTAAGTACTTCACGTCCCTTCCGGGTCAGTTACCTAACTTCAACCTATATGTTCTAGAAGGTGTTGGACATTGCCCACAAGATGATCGTCCGGATCTTGTCCATGAGCGTCTCCTTCCATGGCTGGCTCAGCTTTCTTCCACATAG
- the LOC106436378 gene encoding uncharacterized hydrolase YugF isoform X2 has product MRALTWTGLSPPPPAMVARMTMTSKMVALRRMNLRKGRVSVRATASSSAAVSSGGVVEAVELAEIGEKSKKWKWKGEYSINYFVKSSPEEVTPASQTVLLVHGFGASIPHWRRNINALSKHHTVYAIDLLGFGASEKPPGFSYTMESWAELIINFLEEVVQKPTVLIGNSVGSLACVIAASESQRDLVRGLVLLNCAGGMNNKAVFDDWRIKLLMPLLLLIDFLLKQRGIASALFNRVKDRENLKNILTNVYGNKDNVDDTLVEVIAGPANSEGALDAFVSILTGPPGPNPVTLIPEITKPVLVLWGDQDGLIPLDGPVGKYFTSLPGQLPNFNLYVLEGVGHCPQDDRPDLVHERLLPWLAQLSST; this is encoded by the exons ATGAGAGCCCTGACATGGACAGGATTATCTCCGCCGCCGCCGGCTATGGTGGCGCGAATGACGATGACTTCGAAGATGGTTGCCTTACGACGGATGAACCTCCGAAAAGGTCGTGTCAGTGTTAGAGCCACGGCGTCGTCTAGCGCGGCTGTTTCAAGCGGAGGAGTAGTGGAAGCGGTGGAGTTGGCTGAGATAGGAGAAAAGAGTAAGAAGTGGAAGTGGAAGGGAGAATACTCAATCAATTACTTTGTCAAGAGTTCGCCGGAGGAAGTAACTCCGGCGAGTCAGACTGTTCTCTTAGTTCACGGCTTTGGCGCCTCTATTCCTCACTGGCGAAG GAATATAAATGCTCTGTCTAAACACCATACAGTGTATGCCATTGATCTTCTTGGGTTTGGTGCTTCAGAGAAGCCACCTGGTTTTAGCTACACTATGGAGTCATGGGCTGAA TTGATAATCAACTTCTTAGAGGAAGTGGTTCAGAAACCGACAGTTTTGATTGGTAACTCTGTTGGAAGCCTTGCTTGCGTTATAGCTGCTTCAG aatcGCAGCGAGATCTTGTTAGAGGTCTTGTTCTGTTGAATTGTGCTGGTGGTATGAACAACAAAGCGGTGTTTGACGACTGGAGAATCAAGCTGCTGATGCCATTGCTCTTGCTTATTGACTTCTTACTCAAGCAAAGAGGAATTGCTTCTGCTCTCTTCAACCGTGTTAAAGACAG GGAGAATCTCAAGAACATCTTGACAAATGTATATGGCAACAAAGACAATGTAGATGATACCCTAGTAGAG GTTATCGCTGGACCAGCAAACAGCGAAGGTGCGCTAGATGCATTTGTTTCCATATTAACGGGTCCACCTGGACCAAACCCGGTTACGCTGATTCCTGAAATAACCAAACCGGTTCTTGTCTTATGGGGAGACCAAGATGGATTAATTCCTCTCGACGGTCCTGTAGGTAAGTACTTCACGTCCCTTCCGGGTCAGTTACCTAACTTCAACCTATATGTTCTAGAAGGTGTTGGACATTGCCCACAAGATGATCGTCCGGATCTTGTCCATGAGCGTCTCCTTCCATGGCTGGCTCAGCTTTCTTCCACATAG